The Deltaproteobacteria bacterium genome contains a region encoding:
- the rlmN gene encoding 23S rRNA (adenine(2503)-C(2))-methyltransferase RlmN, which translates to MQNIKDLTLTEIEQCLTSLGEKSYKALQVFVWVFNRGVSSFGDMTDLSKELRGKLKENFYINQPKVFASEKSKDGTIKLLIELEDKNFIECVLIPEEDRLTLCISSQAGCSLDCGFCMTGKGGFIRNLKSSEMVDQVFAAQGIVSVDQRITNLVLMGMGEPLLNYDEVLKFLNIATHQKGLGFAPRRVTVSTSGIVPMIERLGKETKVNLAISINATTDEVRSRLMPINKKYPLKALLDTCKKYPAARNRHITVEYVLIEGVNDSMEDAKRLVRLLKGIRCKINLIPFNPFAGAEFKRPSDKAISIFHKILLDNNYTSIVRASKGQDISAACGQLNGKLKEKI; encoded by the coding sequence ATGCAAAATATAAAAGACCTCACCTTAACAGAGATTGAACAATGCCTAACCTCCCTTGGAGAAAAATCTTATAAGGCATTACAGGTTTTTGTATGGGTGTTCAATAGAGGCGTCAGTTCTTTTGGCGATATGACAGACCTGTCAAAGGAATTAAGAGGAAAACTCAAAGAAAATTTCTACATAAACCAGCCAAAGGTTTTTGCGTCAGAAAAATCTAAAGACGGGACAATAAAACTCCTCATTGAATTGGAAGATAAAAATTTCATTGAATGTGTCCTGATACCTGAAGAAGACAGGCTTACACTCTGCATTTCCAGTCAGGCGGGATGCTCTTTGGATTGCGGTTTTTGCATGACAGGCAAAGGCGGGTTCATAAGAAATCTTAAATCGTCTGAGATGGTTGACCAGGTCTTTGCGGCACAGGGTATTGTTTCTGTTGATCAGAGAATTACTAATCTTGTGCTTATGGGCATGGGAGAGCCGCTCTTAAACTATGATGAAGTTTTAAAATTTCTGAATATAGCTACTCATCAGAAAGGCCTCGGCTTTGCGCCAAGAAGGGTAACAGTTTCAACCTCTGGTATTGTCCCAATGATAGAAAGACTCGGCAAAGAAACAAAGGTAAACCTTGCAATATCCATTAATGCAACAACGGATGAGGTGAGAAGCCGTTTAATGCCGATAAATAAAAAATATCCGTTAAAAGCCCTGCTCGATACCTGTAAAAAATATCCTGCGGCAAGAAACAGGCACATAACCGTTGAATATGTATTGATAGAGGGCGTTAACGACTCAATGGAAGACGCAAAAAGGCTTGTACGGCTATTAAAGGGTATAAGATGCAAGATAAATCTTATACCCTTTAACCCATTTGCCGGCGCAGAGTTTAAAAGACCGTCTGATAAGGCAATATCAATCTTTCATAAGATTCTTCTGGATAATAATTATACCTCTATTGTAAGGGCAAGCAAGGGACAGGATATAAGCGCGGCATGCGGCCAGTTGAATGGAAAGTTGAAGGAAAAGATTTGA
- a CDS encoding metalloregulator ArsR/SmtB family transcription factor, whose product MKQLFSLHAEVCKTLANPKRLEIIYALKDGELSVGELVKRLGIPKANVSQHLAILRQRRVVASRREGVNIYCRISNPKIVKACGLMREFLMEQLNEAGKMVKMARGV is encoded by the coding sequence ATGAAACAGCTTTTTTCTCTCCATGCAGAAGTCTGCAAAACGCTGGCAAATCCCAAAAGGCTGGAGATTATCTATGCCTTGAAAGACGGCGAACTCTCGGTCGGCGAGCTTGTCAAAAGACTCGGTATCCCCAAGGCAAATGTATCGCAGCACCTTGCCATCCTTAGACAGCGAAGGGTTGTGGCCTCCAGAAGGGAAGGGGTAAATATATACTGCCGTATATCTAATCCCAAGATAGTTAAGGCATGCGGCCTTATGCGGGAGTTTCTGATGGAGCAACTCAACGAAGCTGGAAAGATGGTAAAAATGGCAAGGGGAGTATAA
- a CDS encoding CoA-binding protein codes for MEDVIRNILQRAKRIAVVGLSPKKDRPSYRVAEYLMANGYEIIPVNPNCAEVFGKKCYRSLTDVPGDVDVVDIFRKPEEVPPVVDDAISIRAGVVWMQEGIVNEEAARKAKNAGLDVVMDRCMLKEHRRLLKGG; via the coding sequence ATGGAAGATGTCATCAGAAACATTTTGCAAAGGGCAAAGAGGATTGCCGTGGTCGGCCTTTCACCGAAAAAGGACAGGCCGAGTTACCGGGTTGCAGAATATCTCATGGCCAACGGCTACGAAATCATACCGGTCAATCCCAATTGCGCGGAGGTCTTCGGTAAAAAATGTTACCGGAGTCTTACGGATGTGCCGGGAGATGTGGATGTAGTGGATATATTTAGAAAGCCGGAGGAAGTGCCTCCTGTTGTTGACGACGCCATAAGTATTAGGGCAGGTGTAGTCTGGATGCAAGAAGGGATTGTCAATGAAGAGGCTGCAAGAAAGGCAAAAAATGCGGGATTGGATGTGGTCATGGACAGGTGCATGTTGAAAGAACACAGGAGACTTTTAAAGGGAGGTTAA
- a CDS encoding methyltransferase domain-containing protein: MSQIDVNQIIETQRQDWNRVAQAWEKWDQLLERNLAFVNYRLIGDARLRFGHHVMDIGCGTGYPALLAAQAVGSAGRVTGIDLAGEMLEVARRKAQTLDITNITFQIADATILPFEADSYDAVISRFCLMFLPDVSKAMSGIARLLKPRGYFAAAVWSSADKNPFLKIPMDALRKFIELSPPDPEQPGLFRLAKTGELLGIAEQAGLQGLADEEMTGEASFESADEYLASLMDMAAPLQGLFNKLSQPQRDEARIEIKRTADKYKKGDKIFLPIAVRIVVAKKP; this comes from the coding sequence ATGTCACAGATTGATGTCAATCAGATAATTGAGACACAACGGCAGGATTGGAATCGTGTTGCGCAGGCATGGGAAAAATGGGATCAGCTTCTGGAGCGAAACCTGGCATTTGTAAATTATCGGTTGATTGGAGATGCGCGGCTTCGCTTTGGCCACCATGTTATGGATATTGGCTGTGGAACAGGGTACCCTGCGCTTTTGGCAGCGCAGGCAGTAGGAAGCGCAGGAAGGGTCACGGGGATAGATTTAGCCGGGGAGATGCTGGAGGTTGCCAGACGCAAAGCCCAAACCCTCGACATTACAAACATCACCTTCCAAATAGCAGACGCAACAATCCTCCCATTTGAAGCAGATTCCTATGATGCAGTAATCAGCAGATTCTGCCTGATGTTTCTTCCGGATGTTTCTAAAGCAATGAGCGGGATTGCCCGTCTTTTAAAACCAAGGGGATATTTTGCAGCAGCAGTCTGGTCATCGGCTGATAAAAACCCTTTCCTTAAAATCCCTATGGATGCGCTCAGGAAATTTATTGAGCTTTCTCCGCCTGATCCGGAGCAGCCAGGACTTTTTCGTCTGGCCAAAACAGGAGAATTATTGGGAATTGCCGAACAAGCTGGGCTTCAGGGGTTGGCCGACGAGGAAATGACAGGAGAAGCGTCTTTTGAATCTGCGGATGAATATCTTGCAAGCCTTATGGACATGGCTGCGCCTCTCCAAGGGCTTTTTAATAAATTATCCCAGCCTCAGAGGGATGAGGCGCGGATAGAGATTAAGCGCACAGCAGATAAATACAAAAAAGGCGATAAAATTTTTCTTCCGATAGCGGTCCGGATAGTAGTTGCAAAAAAGCCATAA
- a CDS encoding class I SAM-dependent methyltransferase codes for MSKLSPTEYDAWYETPLGSLCDRLEKEAIFALFKPKGLVLDVGCGTGNYTLEIARRGAKAVGIDLSFDMAIFAKTQAEREGLKMHFVVGRIEAMPFKKDVFDGVLGVTALCFISNAETAIVEINRVMKKGGLVILGELNRFSYWALLRRMEGLFKKSSYRGARFFSLKRAQGLLQESSFIDLKWSSCIYFPPINLQFFLNRYKFFEAIGKLLFPKSSAFIAIRGRK; via the coding sequence ATGAGCAAACTTTCTCCAACAGAATATGACGCATGGTACGAAACTCCGCTTGGCAGTCTGTGCGACAGGTTGGAAAAAGAAGCGATATTTGCGCTCTTTAAACCAAAGGGGCTTGTTTTAGATGTTGGCTGCGGCACAGGAAATTACACGTTGGAGATTGCAAGGCGCGGCGCAAAGGCTGTGGGTATTGATTTGTCGTTTGATATGGCCATTTTTGCAAAGACTCAGGCTGAAAGAGAAGGATTGAAGATGCATTTTGTTGTCGGAAGGATTGAGGCTATGCCGTTTAAGAAAGATGTCTTTGATGGTGTTTTAGGGGTGACAGCGCTCTGTTTTATATCCAATGCCGAAACAGCGATTGTTGAGATAAACAGGGTTATGAAAAAAGGCGGATTGGTTATTTTAGGGGAGCTTAATAGATTTAGCTACTGGGCATTATTACGGAGGATGGAGGGTTTATTTAAGAAATCAAGCTACAGAGGAGCAAGATTTTTCAGTTTGAAAAGAGCGCAAGGGCTTCTGCAGGAGTCTAGCTTCATAGATTTAAAATGGTCATCATGCATCTATTTCCCTCCGATAAACTTGCAGTTTTTTTTAAATCGTTACAAATTTTTTGAAGCTATAGGCAAGTTATTGTTTCCAAAAAGCAGCGCATTTATTGCGATAAGAGGGAGGAAATAA